The genomic segment TGGGCGCCCGAGCGCTCGACCGGGTCCTGCGCGACGTCGAGCCGCTCGTCGCCGGGACGGCCGACCTGCGCGCCCACCCGCGGCAGGTGGTCGACGTCGACGTCGCGCTGCCCGACGGGCGCTCGCTGCGGGGCAGCGTCGCGGGGGTGCGGGGCACCACGCTGCTCGAGGTGACGTACAGCAGGCTGCGGGCGCACCACCGGCTGCGCGCCTGGGTCGGGCTGCTGGCGCTCTGCGCGGCCCACCCCGGCGCCGGCTGGACGGCGAGCACCGTGGGGAGGGGCACGGGGCGCCCGCGCCGGGCGCTCGTCGGCCCCGTCGCGCCGGAGCGGGCCCGCGAGCTGCTCGGCCGGCTCGTCGACCTGCACGACCGGGGCCTGCGCGAGCCCCTGCCCCTGCCGGTGCGCACCGGTGCGGCCTACGCCGCGGCCCGCTGGGCCGGCGACGAGGTGCCGGCGGCGCTCGAGCGGGCCGAGCGCGAGTGGCGCTCGCGCGACTTCCCCGGCGAGGACGCCGACCCGGCGCACGTCCGGGTCCACGGCGGCGTCGTGCCGCTCGCCGCCCTGCTCGCCGACCCGCCCCGTGAGGACGAGCGGTGGGGCGGCGAGCCGTCGCGGCTGGGCGAGCTGGCGCGGCGGGTGTGGGACCCGCTGCTCGACGTCGAGCGGGTGGGCGGCCTGTGAGCGCCGCGAGCGCGGCGAGCGCGGGCAGCGCGGGCGGCGCGGGCAGCGCGGTCGAGGGGGCCGGGGCGGTCGGGGCCGGGCCGCTGCCGTTCGACCTGTGCGGGCCGCTGCCGACCGGCACGACGGTGCTCGAGGCGAGCGCGGGCACGGGCAAGACGCACACGGTGGGGGCCCTCGTGGCCCGGTTCGTCGCCGAGGGGCGCGCCCGGGTCGAGGAGCTCCTCGTCATCACCTTCGGGCGCGCGGCGAGCCAGGAGCTGCGCGAGCGCGTGCGCGAGCACCTGGTGCGCGCGGAGCGGGCGCTCGGCGAGCCCGCGGCCACCCGGGCCGGCGACGACCCGGTCCTCGCGCTGCTCGCCGGCGGTGACGGGGCCGGGCCGGGCGAGGTGGCCGAGCGCCGGCGGCGCCTCGCGCTCGCGCTCGCCGACGTCGACGCGGCGACCATCGCCACCACCCACCAGTTCTGCCACCAGGTGCTCGGCGGCCTCGGGGTCGCCGGCGACACCGACCGCGGCACGCGGCTGGTCGAGGACCTCGACGACCTCGTCGTGGAGGTCGTCGACGACCTCTACGTCCGCGGCTTCGGCGCCCCCGGCGCGCCGCCCCCGCCCTTCGACCGCGCCTGCGCCCTCGCGCTCGGGCGCGCCGCCGTGGGCGACCCCCAGGCGCGCCTGGAGCCCTCCGACGAGGACGGCGCCACCCCCGCCGGGGTGCGGCGGCGCTTCGCCGCCGGCGTGCGCCGGGAGGTCGACCGGCGCAAGCGGCGGCTCGGGGTCCTCTCCTACGACGACCTGCTCGTGCGGCTCGCCGCGGCGCTCGAGGCCGAGGACGCCCCCGCGCGCGACCGGATGCGCGCGCGCTGGCGGGTCGTGCTCGTCGACGAGTTCCAGGACACGGACCCCGTGCAGTGGCAGGTGCTCGAGCGCGCCTTCCACGGCCACGCGACGCTGGTGCTCGTCGGCGACCCCAAGCAGGCCGTGTACGGGTTCCGCGGCGGCGACGTCGTCACCTACCTGGCGGCGGCCGCGCGCGCCGAGCACCGGCGCACCCTCGCGGTCAACCACCGCAGCGACGCGCCGCTGGTGGCTGCGCTCGGCGGGCTGCTCGAGGGCGCCGAGCTCGGGGACCCCGGCATCGTGGTGCGCCCCGTCGAGGCGCGTCGCAGCGGCAGCAGGCTGGCCGGCGCGCCGCACGCCGCGCCGGTCCGCCTGCGCGTCGTCACCCGCCCGGACGTCGGCGTCGCGGACCCGGCGCAGCTCCCGCCGGTCGCGCGGGTCCGCGAGCACGTGGCCCGCGACCTCGCCGCCGACGTCGCCCGGCTGCTCGCGTCCGGCGCCACGTACGACGGGCGGCCCCTCGTCGCCGGCGACGTAGCCGTCCTCGTCTCCACCCACCACCAGGCCGGCGTCGTGCACGCCGCGCTGCGGGCCCGGCGGGTGCCCGCGGTGGTCGCGGCCGGGGGCAGCGTGTTCGCCACGCCGGCCGCGGACGACTGGCTGGTGCTGCTCGAGGCCCTGGAGCAGCCGCACCGCTCCGGCCGGGTCCGTGCCGCCGCCCTCACCCCGTTCCTCGGGCGCACGGCCCGCGACCTGGCCCTGGCGGGAGACCGGCTCACCGACGACCTCGGCGGGCTCCTGCGCGGCTGGGCCGACCTGCTCGCCGGGCGCGGGGTCGCCGCGCTGCTCGAGGTCGCCTCGGCCGAGCGCGGGCTGCCCCAGCGCGTGCTGTCCCTGCCCGACGGGGAGCGGCGGCTCACCGACCTGCGCCACGTCGGGCAGGCGCTGCACGAGGCCGCGGTCACCGAGGGGCTGGGCCTCGCGGCGCTGGTGGAGCACCTGCGCCGCCGCCGCGCCGAGGCCGCCACCGACGCCTCGCTGGAGCGCACCCGCCGCCTCGACAGCGACGCGGCCGCGGTGCAGGTCGTCACGCTGCACGCGAGCAAGGGGCTCGAGTACCCCGTCGTGCTCCTGCCCTTCGCCGCCGACCGCTTCGAGCGGAGCCCCGACATGCTGCTGCTGCACGCCGACGACGGCACGCGCCTGCTCGACGTCGGGGGCGAGGCGTCGCCGGGGCGGCGCGAGCGGCTGGCCCGCGCCCGCGCGGAGGACGACGGCGAGGCGCTGCGCCTGCTCTACGTGGGGCTGACCCGGGCCGGCGCGCAGGTGGTGCTCTGGTGGGCGCCCAGCCGCAACGCCGAGACCTCGGCGCTGCACCGCCTGCTGCTCGGCCGCGCGGCGGGGAGCCCGCAGGTGCCCGACCGGGTGCCCGTGCCCCCCGACGCCGAGGCGCTGGCGCGCCTGCGCGCGGTGGCCGGGCGCTGCGCCGGCGTCGCCCTCGAGCGGTCCGAGGTCGTCGAGGAGCCGGGAGCGGTCCCCGCGCCGCCGCCGCCGGGGCCGCTCACGGTGTCGGTCCTCGGGCGGGGGCTCGACACGACGTGGCGCCGCACGTCGTACAGCGCCCTGGCGGCCGCCGGCGAGCGCGCCGCGGCCGAGGCCGGGGTCGGCAGCGAGCCCGAGACGGGGGAGCGCGAGGACGAGGACATCGCCGGCACGGCCGACGCGGGCCCTGCCGGGTCCTGGCCGGGGGCCGGGTCCTGGCCGGAGGGCGGGACGGCCGCGGCGGGGGAGGACCCGGTGGAGGCGGCGCTGCGGGCGGTGCCCAGCCCGATGGTCGACCTGCCGGCGGGCACGGCCTTCGGCACCCTGGTCCACGGCGTCCTCGAGGACGCCGACGCCCAGGCGGGCGACCTGCGCGCCGAGCTGGCCGAGCGCGCCCGCGAGCACCTGGCCCGCCGCCCGCTCGACCTCGACGCGGGCGCGCTGGCCGACGCGCTCGTCCCCGTGCTGCGCACCCCGCTGGGGCCGCTCGCCGACGACCGCGCCCTCGTCGACGTGCCCCGCACCGACCGCCTGGCCGAGCTCGAGTTCGAGCTGCCGCTCGCCGGCGGCGACGACCCCGCGGCGCGCGCGGCCCTGCTCGGCGAGCTGGCCCCGCTGCTGCGCGAGCACCTGCCGCCGGGCGACCCGCTCGCGCCGTACGCCGAGCGGGTCGGCGCGCCGGGCCTCGCCGAGCAGCCGCTGCGCGGCTACCTCACGGGCAGCCTCGACCTCGTGGTGCGCCTGCAGGGCGCCCGCGGTCCGCGCTACCTCGTGGCGGACTACAAGACGAACCGGCTCGGCGACCCCGCCGGGCCGCCGCTGACCGCGTGGGACTACCGCCCGGCCGCGCTCGACCAGGTCATGGCCGGGTCGGACTACCCGCTGCAGGCGCTGCTCTACTGCGTCGCGCTGCACCGCTTCCTGCGCTGGCGCCAGCCGGGCTACGACCCGGCGGTGCACCTCGGGGGCGTGCTCTACCTCTACGTCCGCGGCATGTGCGGGCCCGGGGCGCCGCGCGAGCAGGGGCGCCCGAGCGGCGTCTTCGCCTGGTCGCCGCCGCCCGGCCTCGTGACCGCCCTGTCCGACCTGCTGCACGGGGGTGCCGCGTGAGCGCCGCCCCGGCCGGTCCCGTCCGCGCGGCGGGCGTCGCGCTGGAGCCGCTGGAGGACCCGTACGACGTGCGGCGCGCCCGGGGCGCCGACGCGGCGCTGCGCCCGTACAACGAGGCCGGGCTGCTCGAGGCGGCGGACGTGCACGTCGCCCAGCGCCTCGGCGAGCTCGGGGGCGAGCCGGACCCCGCGGTCCGCCTGGCGGTCGCGCTGGCGGTGCGGGCGGTGCGCGGGGGCAGCACCTGCGTGGCGCTCGACGAGCCGCCGCGCCTGGCCCCCGAGCTGCCGTGGCCCGACCCCGCCGCCTGGGTGCGCGCGGTCGGCGCAAGCCCGCTGGTGGGCCCCGGCAGGCCGCTGCGGTGGGAGGACGGCCTGCTCTACCTCGAGCGCTACCACCGCCAGGAGGTGCAGGTCTGCGACGACCTGCTGCGCCGGGAGGCGGCCGCGCCGCCGCGGGTGGACCTCGCCCGGCTGCGGGACGGGCTCGACCGGCTGCTGCCCGAGCGCACGAGCGCGCAGCGCGCCGCGGCGGCGGTGGCGGCGACCCGCTGGACGACCGTGCTCGGCGGCGGCCCGGGCACGGGCAAGACCACCAC from the Vallicoccus soli genome contains:
- a CDS encoding UvrD-helicase domain-containing protein, with product MSAASAASAGSAGGAGSAVEGAGAVGAGPLPFDLCGPLPTGTTVLEASAGTGKTHTVGALVARFVAEGRARVEELLVITFGRAASQELRERVREHLVRAERALGEPAATRAGDDPVLALLAGGDGAGPGEVAERRRRLALALADVDAATIATTHQFCHQVLGGLGVAGDTDRGTRLVEDLDDLVVEVVDDLYVRGFGAPGAPPPPFDRACALALGRAAVGDPQARLEPSDEDGATPAGVRRRFAAGVRREVDRRKRRLGVLSYDDLLVRLAAALEAEDAPARDRMRARWRVVLVDEFQDTDPVQWQVLERAFHGHATLVLVGDPKQAVYGFRGGDVVTYLAAAARAEHRRTLAVNHRSDAPLVAALGGLLEGAELGDPGIVVRPVEARRSGSRLAGAPHAAPVRLRVVTRPDVGVADPAQLPPVARVREHVARDLAADVARLLASGATYDGRPLVAGDVAVLVSTHHQAGVVHAALRARRVPAVVAAGGSVFATPAADDWLVLLEALEQPHRSGRVRAAALTPFLGRTARDLALAGDRLTDDLGGLLRGWADLLAGRGVAALLEVASAERGLPQRVLSLPDGERRLTDLRHVGQALHEAAVTEGLGLAALVEHLRRRRAEAATDASLERTRRLDSDAAAVQVVTLHASKGLEYPVVLLPFAADRFERSPDMLLLHADDGTRLLDVGGEASPGRRERLARARAEDDGEALRLLYVGLTRAGAQVVLWWAPSRNAETSALHRLLLGRAAGSPQVPDRVPVPPDAEALARLRAVAGRCAGVALERSEVVEEPGAVPAPPPPGPLTVSVLGRGLDTTWRRTSYSALAAAGERAAAEAGVGSEPETGEREDEDIAGTADAGPAGSWPGAGSWPEGGTAAAGEDPVEAALRAVPSPMVDLPAGTAFGTLVHGVLEDADAQAGDLRAELAERAREHLARRPLDLDAGALADALVPVLRTPLGPLADDRALVDVPRTDRLAELEFELPLAGGDDPAARAALLGELAPLLREHLPPGDPLAPYAERVGAPGLAEQPLRGYLTGSLDLVVRLQGARGPRYLVADYKTNRLGDPAGPPLTAWDYRPAALDQVMAGSDYPLQALLYCVALHRFLRWRQPGYDPAVHLGGVLYLYVRGMCGPGAPREQGRPSGVFAWSPPPGLVTALSDLLHGGAA